The Streptococcus mitis genome has a segment encoding these proteins:
- the thiE gene encoding thiamine phosphate synthase — MFHKELLKLYFICGTTTCQGKDLYTVVEEALKGGITLFQFREKGEGALKGIEKVELAIELQDLCKKYNVPFIVNDDIDLAMEIDADGVHVGQDDLGVDEIRKLMPDKIIGLSIKNEEEFQQSKVEYVDYVGVGPVFDTQSKDDAGGAIGYEGLKLMRKLLPQMPLVAIGGIQTKHIKDIMKTNVDGVSIISAISYAKNIEKTVREMSEQ, encoded by the coding sequence ATGTTTCATAAGGAATTATTAAAACTATATTTTATTTGTGGAACGACTACTTGCCAAGGAAAAGATCTATATACGGTCGTTGAGGAAGCCTTAAAAGGTGGTATAACCTTATTTCAATTCCGTGAAAAAGGTGAGGGAGCCCTGAAAGGTATAGAAAAAGTCGAATTAGCAATTGAACTACAGGATCTTTGTAAAAAATACAATGTCCCGTTTATTGTTAATGATGATATTGATTTGGCGATGGAAATTGACGCTGATGGCGTACATGTAGGGCAGGATGACCTTGGTGTTGATGAAATTAGAAAATTGATGCCAGATAAAATAATTGGTCTTTCTATAAAAAACGAGGAAGAATTTCAACAATCAAAAGTTGAATATGTAGATTATGTTGGTGTTGGTCCTGTATTTGATACCCAGTCAAAGGATGATGCTGGTGGTGCTATAGGTTATGAAGGTCTTAAATTGATGAGAAAACTATTGCCACAAATGCCCTTAGTTGCAATTGGGGGGATACAGACGAAACATATTAAAGACATTATGAAGACCAATGTTGACGGTGTTTCAATCATTTCAGCAATATCGTATGCAAAAAATATAGAAAAAACTGTTCGGGAAATGAGTGAACAATAG
- a CDS encoding TenA family protein produces the protein MKTQDYAFEPGLIVGELLKSSQKDWQDAINHRFVQELFAGTIENKVLKEYLIQDYHFFDAFLSMLGACVAHADQLESKLRFAKQLGFLEADEDGYFQKTFKELKVSENDYLEVTLHPVTKAFQDLMYSAVASSDYVHLLVMLVIAEGLYLDWGSKDLALPEAYIHSEWINLHRGPFFAEWVQFLVDELNRVGKNREDLTELQERWNQAVALELAFFDIGYDA, from the coding sequence ATGAAAACACAAGACTATGCATTTGAGCCAGGTTTGATTGTTGGAGAATTATTAAAAAGCAGTCAGAAGGATTGGCAGGATGCAATCAATCATCGTTTTGTTCAGGAACTTTTTGCGGGGACAATTGAGAATAAGGTTTTAAAAGAATACCTAATTCAAGATTATCACTTCTTTGATGCCTTCTTATCCATGCTGGGTGCCTGCGTAGCTCACGCAGACCAACTTGAATCTAAGCTTCGTTTTGCCAAGCAACTAGGCTTTCTTGAAGCAGATGAAGACGGTTATTTCCAAAAGACTTTCAAAGAGTTAAAAGTATCTGAGAATGACTATCTGGAAGTGACCTTGCATCCTGTAACAAAAGCCTTTCAGGATTTAATGTATTCGGCAGTGGCTTCATCAGATTATGTCCATCTTTTGGTCATGTTGGTCATTGCAGAAGGTCTCTATTTAGACTGGGGTTCTAAAGATTTGGCTCTACCTGAAGCCTATATTCATTCGGAATGGATCAATCTCCACAGAGGTCCTTTCTTTGCAGAGTGGGTTCAATTTCTGGTTGACGAACTCAATCGTGTTGGGAAAAATCGAGAAGATTTGACAGAACTTCAGGAACGCTGGAATCAAGCAGTTGCTTTAGAATTAGCCTTTTTTGATATTGGTTATGACGCTTAG
- the thiM gene encoding hydroxyethylthiazole kinase, with product MTSLKLLKEKAPLVICITNDVVKNFTANGLVALGASPAMSEFPADLEDLLKYAGGLLINIGTLTDENWKLYQAALKIAEKYNVPAVLDPVACGAGEYRKKVADDLINNYKLAAIRGNAGEIASLVGINVASKGVDSAGVDNIDEIALAANKKFNIPIVVTGEVDAIAVNGEVVTIHNGSAMMPKVIGTGCLLGAVVASFIGLEKGQELKSLETAMLVYNIAGEMAEKRPNGHLPGTFKVEFINALYEITDEDVKKFQRVK from the coding sequence ATGACAAGTTTAAAATTATTAAAAGAAAAAGCACCATTAGTTATCTGTATCACCAATGATGTTGTAAAAAATTTCACAGCAAATGGATTAGTTGCACTGGGTGCATCACCAGCTATGAGTGAGTTTCCAGCAGATTTAGAGGATTTGTTAAAGTATGCTGGAGGTTTATTAATAAACATAGGAACATTGACAGATGAAAATTGGAAATTATACCAAGCTGCTCTGAAAATTGCAGAGAAATATAATGTTCCAGCAGTTTTAGATCCTGTAGCCTGTGGAGCAGGAGAATATAGAAAAAAAGTAGCAGATGATCTAATCAACAATTATAAACTAGCAGCGATTAGGGGAAATGCTGGCGAGATTGCCTCTTTAGTAGGGATAAATGTGGCATCTAAAGGAGTAGATAGTGCGGGAGTAGATAATATTGATGAAATTGCTCTAGCAGCAAATAAGAAGTTCAATATTCCAATAGTAGTAACAGGTGAAGTGGATGCTATTGCGGTAAATGGAGAAGTGGTAACGATTCATAATGGTAGTGCCATGATGCCAAAAGTTATTGGGACAGGATGCTTATTAGGTGCTGTAGTAGCAAGCTTTATCGGACTTGAAAAAGGTCAAGAATTGAAATCATTAGAAACAGCAATGTTGGTTTACAATATAGCTGGAGAAATGGCAGAAAAACGTCCAAATGGGCATCTTCCTGGAACATTTAAAGTTGAATTTATAAATGCCTTATACGAGATTACAGATGAAGATGTAAAGAAATTCCAAAGAGTGAAGTAA
- a CDS encoding ECF transporter S component codes for MLKKWQLKDVILLAFLSIFFGGVFVGSGYLFDILTLILAPLGLQAFANEILFGLWCMAAPIAAIFVPRVGSATIGEVLAALAEVLYGSQFGLGALLSGLVQGLGSELGFIVTKNRYESWLSLTANSIGITLVSFVYEYIKLGYYAFSLPFVLSLFVVRFISVFFFCTILVRAIVKLYHQFATGGKA; via the coding sequence ATGTTGAAAAAATGGCAATTAAAAGATGTTATCTTACTTGCTTTCTTGTCTATCTTTTTTGGTGGCGTTTTTGTGGGTTCAGGCTATCTGTTTGATATCCTCACCCTGATTTTAGCACCTCTTGGTTTACAGGCCTTTGCCAATGAAATCCTCTTTGGTCTCTGGTGTATGGCTGCGCCCATTGCTGCAATCTTTGTTCCAAGAGTGGGAAGTGCAACGATTGGAGAAGTGCTAGCTGCGCTTGCTGAAGTTCTTTATGGTAGCCAATTCGGTCTAGGTGCCCTTTTGTCTGGCTTGGTTCAAGGTTTGGGAAGTGAACTTGGTTTTATCGTAACCAAGAATCGCTATGAAAGTTGGCTCTCTCTAACTGCTAATAGTATTGGGATTACGCTTGTTAGCTTTGTCTATGAATACATTAAGTTAGGTTACTACGCCTTCTCCCTTCCTTTTGTGCTTTCCTTGTTTGTGGTGCGCTTTATTTCTGTCTTTTTCTTCTGTACTATCTTGGTTCGTGCCATTGTCAAACTTTATCATCAGTTTGCAACTGGGGGCAAGGCATAG
- the lctO gene encoding L-lactate oxidase codes for MSYKTSNAEGHVDFINTYDLEPMAQQVIPKAAFGYIASGAEDTFTLRENIRAFNHKLIVPHTLCDVENPSTEIEFAGEKLSSPIIMAPVAAHKLANEQGEVATARGVHEFGSLYTTSSYSTVDLPEITEALQGTPHWFQFYFSKDDGINRHIMDRVKAEGYKAIVLTADATVGGNREVDKRNGFVFPVGMPIVEEYLPEGAGKSMDFVYKSAKQRLSPRDVEFIAEYSGLPVYVKGPQCREDVERSLAAGASGIWVTNHGGRQIDGGPAAFDSLQEVAEAVDKRVPIVFDSGIRRGQHVFKALASGADLVAIGRPVIYGLALGGSVGVRQVFEHLNAELKTVMQLSGTQTIEDVKHFKLRHNPYNPTFPVDPRDLKLY; via the coding sequence ATGTCATACAAAACAAGCAATGCAGAAGGTCATGTAGATTTCATCAATACCTATGATTTGGAGCCAATGGCACAACAAGTTATTCCTAAAGCAGCATTTGGCTATATCGCTAGTGGAGCGGAAGATACTTTCACTTTACGTGAGAATATTCGTGCCTTTAACCACAAACTCATCGTTCCGCATACGCTTTGTGATGTTGAAAATCCAAGTACAGAGATTGAATTTGCAGGTGAAAAATTGTCTTCACCAATCATTATGGCGCCTGTTGCAGCTCATAAATTAGCAAACGAACAGGGTGAAGTGGCGACTGCGCGTGGTGTGCATGAGTTTGGGTCTCTTTATACAACTAGCTCTTACTCTACTGTCGATCTTCCAGAAATTACAGAAGCCCTTCAAGGGACACCTCACTGGTTCCAATTTTACTTTAGTAAGGATGACGGTATCAACCGCCATATCATGGACCGTGTGAAGGCTGAAGGTTATAAAGCGATTGTCTTGACAGCAGATGCGACTGTAGGAGGCAATCGTGAGGTGGACAAGCGTAATGGTTTTGTCTTCCCAGTTGGCATGCCGATTGTTGAGGAATATCTACCAGAAGGTGCTGGTAAATCAATGGACTTTGTTTACAAATCAGCTAAACAACGCTTGTCTCCACGTGATGTAGAATTTATCGCTGAATACTCAGGACTTCCTGTTTATGTCAAGGGACCACAATGCCGTGAGGACGTTGAACGTTCGCTTGCTGCGGGAGCTTCTGGTATCTGGGTAACCAACCACGGTGGCCGCCAAATCGACGGTGGACCAGCTGCCTTTGACTCACTTCAAGAAGTAGCAGAAGCAGTTGACAAACGTGTGCCAATCGTCTTTGACTCAGGTATTCGTCGTGGTCAACACGTCTTTAAAGCCTTGGCTTCAGGAGCAGACTTGGTAGCTATTGGTCGCCCTGTCATCTATGGTTTGGCTCTCGGTGGTAGTGTTGGTGTACGTCAAGTCTTTGAACACTTGAATGCAGAATTGAAGACAGTTATGCAATTATCTGGAACTCAGACTATTGAAGATGTCAAACACTTCAAACTCCGTCACAACCCATACAACCCAACCTTCCCAGTTGACCCACGCGACTTAAAATTGTATTGA